Proteins encoded together in one Helicobacter pylori window:
- a CDS encoding outer membrane beta-barrel protein, producing MKKFVALGLLSAVLSSSLLAEGDGVYIGTNYQLGQARLNSNIYNTGDCTGSVVGCPPGLTANKYNPGHTNINWHAKYANGALNGFGLNVGYKKFFQFKSLDMTSKWFGFRVYGLFDYGHADLGKQVYAPNKIQLDMVSWGVGSDLLADIIDKDNASFGIFGGVAIGGNTWKSSAANYWKEQIIEAKGPDVCTPTYCNPNAPYSTNTSTVAFQVWLNFGVRANIYKHNGVEFGVRVPLLINKFLSAGPNATNLYYHLKRDYSLYLGYNYTF from the coding sequence ATGAAAAAGTTTGTAGCTTTAGGGCTTCTATCCGCAGTTTTAAGCTCTTCGTTGTTAGCCGAAGGTGATGGTGTTTATATAGGGACTAATTATCAGCTTGGACAAGCCCGTTTGAATAGCAATATTTATAATACAGGGGATTGCACAGGGAGTGTTGTAGGTTGCCCCCCAGGTCTTACCGCTAATAAGTATAATCCAGGACATACCAATATCAATTGGCATGCTAAATACGCTAATGGGGCTTTGAATGGTTTTGGGTTGAATGTGGGTTATAAGAAATTTTTCCAATTCAAGTCGTTAGATATGACAAGCAAGTGGTTTGGTTTTAGAGTGTATGGGCTTTTTGATTACGGGCATGCCGATTTAGGTAAACAAGTTTATGCACCTAATAAAATCCAGTTGGATATGGTCTCTTGGGGTGTGGGGAGCGATTTGTTAGCTGATATTATTGATAAAGACAACGCTTCTTTTGGTATTTTTGGTGGGGTCGCTATCGGCGGTAACACTTGGAAAAGCTCCGCAGCAAACTATTGGAAAGAGCAAATCATTGAAGCCAAAGGTCCTGATGTTTGTACCCCTACTTATTGTAACCCTAACGCCCCTTATAGCACCAACACTTCAACCGTCGCTTTTCAAGTGTGGTTGAATTTTGGGGTGAGAGCCAATATCTACAAGCATAATGGCGTGGAATTTGGCGTGAGAGTGCCACTACTCATCAATAAATTTTTGAGCGCGGGTCCTAACGCTACTAACCTTTATTACCATTTGAAACGGGATTATTCGCTTTATTTAGGGTATAACTACACTTTTTAA
- the rsmH gene encoding 16S rRNA (cytosine(1402)-N(4))-methyltransferase gives MQEIENLHQSVLLQEVLQAFAPLEKGVLIDCTLGLGGHSKALLSQKPHLKLIGIDKDKFAQEIAKERLKEFEGRYNLLSGGFAKRFKEALEIHGERIKGVLVDLGVSSLQLDDDNRGFNFRSHALDMRMDLESELNAQKVINSYPVVALEKIFRDYGEIKEYKKIAHKIAERRAKKPFKDAKDLSEFLSSFSKNKKIHPATLVFQAVRIEVNSELEELKEFLQCARNLKGAILCVISFHSLEDALVKNAFKDYAKNCICDPSSFKCACSNNHALGAILTKKPITPSPEEIKNNRRSRSAKMRVFKFKP, from the coding sequence TTGCAAGAAATAGAAAATCTGCACCAAAGCGTTTTGTTGCAAGAAGTCTTGCAAGCGTTCGCACCTTTAGAAAAAGGGGTTTTGATAGATTGCACTTTAGGGTTAGGGGGGCATTCTAAAGCCCTTTTATCCCAAAAACCGCACCTGAAACTCATTGGCATTGATAAAGATAAGTTCGCTCAAGAAATCGCTAAAGAACGATTGAAAGAATTTGAAGGGCGTTACAACCTCTTAAGCGGGGGTTTTGCCAAACGCTTTAAAGAAGCCCTAGAAATTCATGGCGAGCGAATCAAGGGGGTTTTAGTGGATTTAGGGGTGAGCTCCTTACAGCTTGATGATGATAACAGAGGGTTTAATTTCCGCTCGCATGCTTTGGATATGCGCATGGATTTGGAAAGCGAATTGAACGCTCAAAAAGTCATCAACTCTTATCCTGTAGTGGCGTTAGAAAAAATCTTTAGAGACTATGGCGAAATCAAAGAATACAAAAAAATCGCCCATAAAATTGCAGAAAGGCGCGCTAAAAAACCCTTCAAAGACGCTAAGGATTTGAGCGAGTTTTTAAGCTCTTTTTCTAAAAATAAAAAAATCCACCCAGCAACATTAGTGTTTCAAGCTGTTCGCATAGAAGTCAATAGCGAATTAGAAGAATTAAAAGAGTTTTTACAATGCGCTAGAAACCTTAAGGGGGCGATTTTATGCGTGATTTCTTTTCATTCTTTAGAAGACGCTTTAGTGAAAAACGCTTTCAAAGATTACGCCAAAAATTGCATTTGCGATCCTTCAAGTTTCAAATGCGCTTGCTCTAACAATCACGCCTTAGGTGCAATTTTAACCAAAAAACCCATCACTCCAAGCCCAGAAGAAATTAAAAACAACAGGCGTTCACGAAGTGCTAAAATGAGAGTTTTTAAATTCAAACCATGA
- a CDS encoding acetolactate synthase — protein sequence MKKTISALFLSACIGLSSVHADNALILQTDFSLKDGAVSAMKGVAFSVDSHLKIFDLTHEIPPYNIWEGAYRLYQTASYWPKGSVFVSVVDPGVGTKRKSVVLKTKNGQYFVSPDNGTLTLVAQTLGIDSVREIDEKTNRLKGSEKSYTFHGRDVYAYTGARLASGAITFEQVGPELPPKVVEIPYQKAKATKGEVKGNIPILDIQYGNVWSNISDKLLNQAGIKRNDTVCVTIFKDSKKQYEGKMPYVASFGDVLEGQPLVYLNSLLNVSVALNRDNFAQKYQIKSGADWNIDIKKCTK from the coding sequence ATGAAAAAAACGATTTCAGCGTTGTTTTTATCAGCATGTATAGGGTTATCGTCTGTTCATGCAGATAACGCTTTGATTTTACAAACAGATTTTAGCCTAAAAGACGGGGCCGTCTCGGCGATGAAAGGAGTCGCTTTCAGCGTTGATTCCCATCTCAAAATCTTTGATTTAACGCACGAAATCCCCCCGTATAACATTTGGGAAGGCGCTTACCGCTTGTATCAGACCGCTAGTTATTGGCCAAAAGGCTCGGTATTTGTGAGCGTAGTGGATCCTGGCGTAGGCACTAAGCGTAAATCGGTGGTATTGAAAACTAAAAACGGCCAGTATTTCGTCTCGCCGGATAACGGCACGCTGACTTTGGTGGCGCAAACTTTGGGGATTGATAGCGTGCGTGAAATTGACGAAAAAACTAACCGCTTGAAAGGTTCTGAAAAATCCTATACTTTCCATGGCCGTGATGTGTATGCTTACACTGGGGCGCGTTTGGCTTCTGGGGCGATCACATTCGAGCAGGTCGGGCCTGAGCTTCCCCCAAAAGTCGTTGAAATTCCTTACCAAAAAGCGAAAGCCACAAAAGGGGAAGTGAAAGGCAATATCCCGATTTTGGATATTCAATATGGCAATGTTTGGAGCAATATCAGCGATAAACTGCTCAATCAAGCAGGGATCAAACGCAACGATACAGTGTGTGTAACTATTTTTAAAGATTCTAAGAAACAATACGAAGGGAAAATGCCGTATGTCGCAAGTTTTGGCGATGTTTTAGAAGGCCAGCCGTTGGTCTATTTAAACAGCTTGTTGAACGTTTCCGTGGCGCTGAATAGGGATAATTTCGCGCAAAAATATCAAATTAAATCTGGAGCTGACTGGAATATTGATATAAAGAAGTGCACTAAGTAA